The following are encoded together in the Citrobacter arsenatis genome:
- a CDS encoding Gfo/Idh/MocA family protein — translation MKEVRIGLIGTGYIGKAHAIAYAQAPTVFNLRGKLVREMVAEVTPELAAARAQAFGFNRSTGDWRALVADPAIDVVDICSPNHLHKEMALEAIRHGKHVYSEKPLALNAHDAREMVEAAQRAGVKTLVGFNYMKNPTAQLAKEIIARGEIGEVIHFYGTHNEDYMADPLSPIHWHCFKETAGLGALGDLAAHIVNMAQYLVGDIEQVCGDLKIVVPQRPAQVGSSQMVTVENEDQAHAMVRFAGGAQGVIETSRVACGRKMGLSYVITGTKGTISFTQERMAELKLYLHDDPVNRQGFRTLLVGPAHPDYGAFCMGAGHGIGFNDQKTVEVRDLVDGIAADAPMWPDFEEGWKVSRVLDAIALSHLEGRWLNVNDIV, via the coding sequence ATGAAAGAAGTTCGTATTGGATTGATTGGCACCGGGTATATCGGCAAGGCGCATGCCATCGCCTATGCCCAGGCCCCGACGGTGTTCAACCTGCGCGGCAAACTGGTGCGCGAAATGGTGGCGGAAGTCACGCCGGAGCTGGCGGCAGCCCGGGCGCAGGCGTTTGGTTTTAACCGCTCAACTGGAGACTGGCGTGCGCTGGTGGCCGACCCGGCCATTGATGTTGTGGATATCTGCTCACCCAACCATCTGCATAAAGAGATGGCGCTGGAAGCGATTCGCCACGGCAAGCATGTGTACTCAGAAAAGCCGCTGGCGCTGAACGCCCACGACGCGCGTGAAATGGTTGAGGCTGCACAGCGGGCGGGAGTGAAAACGCTGGTGGGGTTCAACTATATGAAGAACCCAACGGCGCAGCTGGCGAAAGAGATCATTGCGCGCGGAGAAATTGGTGAGGTGATCCACTTCTACGGCACCCACAACGAAGACTATATGGCCGACCCGCTGTCGCCCATTCACTGGCACTGCTTTAAAGAGACCGCCGGGCTGGGCGCGCTGGGCGACCTTGCGGCGCACATCGTCAATATGGCCCAGTACCTGGTGGGGGATATCGAGCAGGTCTGCGGCGATCTGAAGATTGTGGTGCCACAGCGTCCGGCGCAGGTCGGTTCCTCGCAAATGGTGACGGTGGAAAACGAAGATCAGGCCCACGCGATGGTGCGCTTTGCGGGCGGCGCCCAAGGGGTGATTGAAACCTCCCGTGTCGCCTGTGGCCGTAAGATGGGACTGTCGTATGTGATTACCGGGACCAAAGGGACTATCAGTTTTACCCAAGAGCGCATGGCGGAGCTGAAGCTTTATCTGCATGACGATCCGGTCAACCGCCAGGGGTTCCGCACGCTGCTCGTTGGTCCGGCGCACCCGGACTACGGCGCGTTTTGCATGGGGGCAGGCCACGGTATTGGCTTTAACGATCAAAAAACGGTGGAGGTGCGCGACCTGGTGGACGGGATTGCCGCCGACGCTCCGATGTGGCCGGACTTCGAAGAGGGCTGGAAGGTGTCTCGCGTGCTGGACGCTATCGCACTCTCACACCTGGAAGGCCGCTGGCTGAACGTGAACGACATTGTCTGA
- a CDS encoding sugar ABC transporter ATP-binding protein, translating to MSQPLLKVTDLAKSFSGVWALSSAQLTVGAGEIHALLGENGAGKSTLLKALAGAQPQTRGDIWFNGETLPVEDSPVERQNKGIITIYQEFNLLPNMTVAENMFLGREPRKRNLIVDEKAVNQEAQVILDYLQLNVAPTTAVARLSVAQQQMVEIARALTLNAKLIIMDEPSAALSDSEVESLHRVVRELKGRGVSIIYVTHRLHEVFQLCDRFTVFQDGRFTGNGAVAQTTVEQLIRLMVGRDVAFNRRPASETHHEDKPVRLAVKGLNREKPPLDPHGIALHDISFHVHAGEVLGIAGLVGAGRTEVARCLFGADGFTSGSFELDGVPYQPRDPLFALDQGLALVPEDRKKEGAVLGLSIRDNLSLSCLSSLLQWRWFVNTRKEDDLIESYRQALQIKMVNSAQEVRKLSGGNQQKVILARCMALNPRVLIVDEPTRGIDVGTKSEVHQVLFDMAKKGVAVIVISSDLPEVMAVSDRIITLSEGRVTGEIHGDDANEERLMTMMAINHNALNAA from the coding sequence ATGTCGCAACCCTTACTGAAAGTGACTGACCTGGCGAAAAGCTTTTCCGGCGTCTGGGCGCTGAGCAGCGCGCAACTGACCGTCGGAGCAGGCGAAATTCATGCGCTGTTAGGTGAGAACGGTGCCGGAAAATCGACCCTGCTGAAAGCGCTGGCGGGCGCACAACCGCAAACACGTGGGGATATCTGGTTTAACGGCGAAACGTTGCCGGTAGAGGACTCTCCGGTAGAGCGGCAGAACAAGGGCATTATCACTATTTATCAGGAATTTAATCTGCTGCCCAATATGACCGTCGCCGAGAATATGTTCCTCGGGCGTGAACCGCGCAAACGCAATCTGATCGTCGACGAAAAGGCGGTGAATCAGGAAGCGCAGGTGATTCTGGATTATTTGCAACTGAACGTTGCGCCAACCACGGCCGTGGCCCGACTGAGCGTGGCGCAGCAGCAAATGGTGGAAATTGCGCGGGCGCTGACGTTGAACGCAAAGCTCATCATCATGGATGAACCTTCCGCCGCGCTGAGCGACAGCGAAGTAGAAAGTCTGCACCGGGTGGTACGGGAACTTAAAGGGCGTGGCGTGAGCATCATCTATGTGACCCATCGCCTGCATGAAGTGTTTCAACTTTGCGATCGGTTCACCGTTTTCCAGGATGGGCGTTTTACCGGGAACGGCGCGGTTGCGCAGACCACCGTAGAACAGCTGATCCGCCTGATGGTTGGGCGCGATGTGGCCTTTAATCGCCGCCCGGCCAGCGAAACTCATCATGAAGATAAACCTGTACGTCTGGCGGTGAAGGGGCTTAACCGTGAAAAGCCGCCGTTGGATCCGCATGGCATTGCGCTGCACGACATTAGTTTTCATGTTCATGCTGGAGAAGTGTTAGGCATCGCCGGGCTGGTTGGCGCGGGGCGTACCGAAGTGGCCCGCTGCCTGTTTGGCGCCGACGGTTTTACTTCCGGCAGCTTTGAACTCGATGGCGTGCCGTATCAGCCGCGCGATCCGCTGTTTGCGCTGGATCAGGGGCTGGCGCTGGTTCCTGAAGATCGTAAAAAAGAGGGGGCGGTGCTTGGGCTGTCGATCCGCGACAACCTGTCGCTCTCCTGCCTCTCCTCGCTGCTGCAGTGGCGCTGGTTCGTGAACACCCGCAAAGAGGACGACCTGATTGAGTCCTACCGCCAGGCGCTGCAGATCAAAATGGTCAACAGCGCGCAGGAGGTGCGCAAACTCTCCGGCGGGAACCAGCAAAAAGTGATCCTCGCGCGCTGCATGGCCCTTAACCCTCGGGTGTTGATCGTTGATGAACCGACGCGCGGCATCGACGTGGGGACCAAATCAGAAGTCCATCAGGTGCTGTTTGATATGGCGAAAAAGGGCGTGGCGGTGATCGTGATCTCCTCCGATCTGCCGGAAGTGATGGCGGTTTCCGATCGGATCATCACGCTGAGTGAAGGTCGGGTGACTGGCGAGATCCACGGTGACGACGCCAATGAAGAGCGGCTAATGACGATGATGGCCATCAACCACAACGCCCTGAATGCGGCATAA
- a CDS encoding ABC transporter permease — protein MTQIISKTQVPAKRGGRLDPIAFFERFGVLIFMILLLIFFQLQNSNFLSERNIFNILTEVSIYGIMAVGMTFVILTAGIDLSVGSILAVCAMTAAYVIKGDNFTTVDPNAWGGMSWLIGLGICMAMGTAIGFLHGLGVTRLRLPPFIVTLGGMTIWRGLTLVINDGAPIAGFDAGYRWWGRGELLGISIPIWIFAIVAIGGYLALHKTRWGRFVYAIGGNPEAARLAGVNVKRVLVSVYVLIGCLAGLAGFILSARLGSAEAVAGISFELRVIASVVIGGTSLMGGYGRIGGTIIGSIIMGILINGLVLMNVSAYYQQIITGLIIVLAVAFDTYAKSRRGAL, from the coding sequence ATGACGCAGATTATTTCTAAAACGCAGGTTCCAGCCAAACGCGGCGGACGTCTTGATCCCATTGCCTTTTTTGAGCGCTTTGGGGTACTGATTTTCATGATCTTGCTGCTGATTTTTTTTCAGTTGCAGAACAGCAACTTTCTTTCTGAACGCAATATTTTCAACATCCTGACCGAAGTCTCCATCTACGGGATCATGGCAGTGGGGATGACGTTTGTCATTCTGACCGCCGGGATCGACCTCTCCGTTGGCTCCATCCTGGCGGTGTGCGCTATGACCGCCGCGTATGTGATTAAGGGCGACAACTTCACCACCGTCGACCCGAACGCCTGGGGCGGCATGAGTTGGCTGATTGGCCTTGGGATCTGTATGGCGATGGGGACCGCGATTGGTTTCCTGCATGGCCTCGGCGTGACCCGCCTGCGTCTGCCGCCGTTTATCGTCACCCTCGGTGGGATGACCATCTGGCGCGGCCTGACGCTGGTGATTAACGACGGTGCGCCGATTGCCGGTTTCGACGCGGGCTACCGCTGGTGGGGACGCGGCGAACTGCTCGGCATCTCTATTCCGATCTGGATCTTCGCCATCGTCGCTATAGGCGGTTATCTGGCGCTGCATAAAACCCGCTGGGGGCGCTTCGTGTACGCCATCGGCGGCAACCCGGAGGCGGCGCGCCTGGCAGGGGTCAACGTGAAGCGCGTGCTGGTGAGCGTTTACGTGTTAATTGGCTGTCTGGCGGGGCTGGCGGGTTTCATCCTCAGCGCGCGGTTGGGCAGTGCGGAAGCGGTCGCCGGGATCTCGTTTGAGCTGCGCGTCATCGCTTCGGTGGTCATTGGCGGTACTTCGCTGATGGGCGGCTATGGGCGCATCGGCGGCACCATTATCGGCTCGATCATCATGGGCATCCTGATTAACGGTCTGGTGCTGATGAACGTCTCGGCTTACTACCAACAAATTATTACCGGCTTAATTATCGTTCTGGCGGTGGCGTTCGATACCTACGCCAAGAGCCGTCGCGGCGCATTGTGA
- a CDS encoding bifunctional 5-dehydro-2-deoxygluconokinase/5-dehydro-2-deoxyphosphogluconate aldolase, with translation MEKQFDVICMGRVAVDLYSQQIGARLEDVSSFAKYLGGSSGNVAYGTARQGLRSSMLARVGDEHMGRFLREELNQVGCDTSHLITDKDRLTALVLLGIKDRDTFPLIFYRDNCADMAITASDVDEQYIASARCLAITGTHLSHPQTREAVLTALAYARRHGVRTALDIDYRPVLWGLTSLGDGETRFIAAEQVTRQLQEVLHLFDVIVGTEEEFHIAGGSTDTLQALAQVRGVSHAALVCKRGALGCSVYTDAIPSRLDDGLTVTGVRVEVLNVLGAGDAFMSGLLRGYLNDEGWEQACRYANACGALVVSRHGCAPAMPSKIELDDYLSRAADVPRPDLDPRLNHLHRVTTRRREWPELCVMAFDHRSQLEEMALQCGASLKRISALKQLILQASREAANSAGLEGKAGLLCDGTFGQDALNSITGEGWWIGRPIELPGSRPLEMEHGNIGSQLISWPQEHVVKCLVFFHPEDAHALRLEQEQKIAEVYRACCQSGHELLLEVILPANMSRSDELYLRAISRFYNLGVYPDWWKLPPLTSAGWTSLSEIIARRDPHCRGVVILGLDAPAEQLRADFKAAAGQTVVKGFAVGRTLFGDASRAWLKHDIDDAQLVARIKDNYLQLIAWWRERGQA, from the coding sequence GTGGAAAAGCAGTTTGATGTGATATGCATGGGCCGCGTGGCGGTTGACCTCTACAGTCAGCAAATTGGCGCGCGCCTGGAAGATGTGTCGAGCTTTGCCAAATATCTTGGCGGTTCTTCCGGCAACGTGGCGTACGGCACCGCGCGTCAGGGGTTACGCTCGTCGATGCTGGCGCGGGTTGGCGATGAACATATGGGGCGTTTCCTGCGTGAAGAATTAAACCAGGTGGGCTGTGATACCAGCCATCTGATAACCGATAAAGACCGCCTGACGGCGCTGGTGCTACTCGGCATTAAAGACCGGGACACCTTCCCACTGATTTTTTACCGTGATAACTGCGCGGATATGGCGATTACCGCCAGCGATGTTGATGAACAGTACATTGCCTCCGCCCGTTGTCTTGCCATCACCGGGACGCATCTTTCTCATCCGCAAACGCGTGAAGCGGTGTTAACGGCGCTTGCTTACGCCCGACGTCACGGCGTGCGTACGGCGCTGGATATCGACTATCGTCCGGTGCTGTGGGGGCTTACTTCCTTAGGCGATGGCGAAACGCGTTTTATCGCCGCCGAACAGGTCACCCGTCAGTTGCAGGAGGTGCTGCATCTTTTTGATGTGATTGTCGGCACCGAAGAGGAGTTTCATATCGCGGGCGGCAGTACCGATACGCTGCAGGCACTGGCGCAGGTTCGCGGCGTGAGTCACGCGGCGCTGGTCTGCAAGCGCGGGGCACTCGGCTGTTCGGTGTATACCGACGCGATCCCGTCGCGGCTTGATGATGGCCTGACGGTGACCGGCGTACGCGTGGAGGTGCTGAACGTCCTCGGCGCGGGGGATGCGTTTATGTCCGGCCTGCTGCGCGGCTACCTGAACGACGAGGGATGGGAGCAGGCGTGCCGCTATGCTAACGCCTGCGGTGCGCTGGTGGTGTCGCGTCACGGCTGTGCGCCGGCGATGCCAAGCAAAATCGAGCTGGATGACTATCTTTCCCGCGCTGCGGATGTGCCGCGCCCGGATCTTGACCCGCGTCTTAACCATCTCCATCGGGTGACCACCCGCCGCCGCGAATGGCCGGAACTGTGCGTGATGGCGTTTGACCATCGCAGCCAGTTGGAAGAGATGGCGCTACAGTGCGGCGCATCCCTGAAACGTATTTCGGCATTGAAACAGCTTATTTTGCAGGCCAGCCGTGAAGCGGCCAACAGTGCCGGGCTGGAAGGCAAAGCCGGGCTGCTGTGCGATGGTACGTTTGGTCAGGATGCACTGAATTCGATAACCGGAGAGGGTTGGTGGATTGGTCGCCCTATCGAATTACCGGGATCGCGGCCGTTGGAAATGGAACACGGCAATATAGGTTCGCAGCTCATCAGTTGGCCGCAGGAGCATGTGGTGAAGTGTCTGGTCTTTTTCCATCCGGAAGATGCCCACGCGCTGCGCCTTGAACAAGAACAGAAAATTGCCGAGGTGTACCGCGCCTGTTGCCAGTCCGGGCATGAACTGTTGCTGGAGGTCATTTTGCCAGCCAACATGTCGCGCAGTGATGAACTGTATTTGCGCGCCATTTCTCGTTTCTACAACCTGGGGGTTTACCCGGACTGGTGGAAGCTCCCACCGCTCACATCCGCAGGCTGGACATCATTGAGTGAAATTATCGCGCGGCGCGATCCGCACTGCCGCGGCGTGGTGATCCTCGGTCTGGACGCCCCGGCGGAGCAACTGCGCGCCGACTTTAAAGCCGCAGCGGGGCAGACGGTAGTAAAAGGCTTCGCCGTGGGGCGCACGCTGTTCGGCGACGCCTCCCGCGCGTGGTTGAAACACGATATTGACGATGCGCAGCTGGTGGCGCGCATTAAAGATAATTACCTGCAGCTTATCGCCTGGTGGCGCGAGCGCGGACAAGCATAA